A stretch of DNA from Yoonia sp. BS5-3:
CTTCGGCATTGCCAGAGCGGGCATAGACCTCAAACAGCGCGCGGGCTTCGGCGTAGTCCCCCGCCTCCATCAGATCGCGCGCCGTCTCCATATCGGCCTGGGCAGGCGCCGCCCAAAGCAGCGCCAAAGCCAAAGCGTATGTACAGCGTCTGTACGCATTCTGTACCGGGTGCATATGGGTCTCCTTGGGTTGATTTGCGCCGGGCAAATGGCGGCGGCGCAGGCGATCAGCCCGGATGATTACATCCCCATCGACCCGGATCAAGCCCGGATCGGCCAGCTGCTATTTTATGATAAGATACTGTCAGGAAACAGAAATATCTCATGTGGGACCTGTCACCATCATGATCATGCGGGCACAGATGCACTGTCGCTTGGCATTGGCGAAGGGGGTATCGGCGTTGGGCCCAATCGGACAGCCGGCGAAGGGCGCGATGCGATCCGAAAACGGATCCCCCGAAACGCGCCAGCCCTTTGGAATCTTGGGCATAATTCGGTTGAGGTGATGTTCCATGACGGACGACTGACCGCCTCGGATATCTTCGGAAATGGCTTTGATTCCCCCGCCGAAGAATGGCTGCCCGAGGGGCTGGATAACCTCGTGGCGGCCCAGGCCCTTTTCCCGATGACGGCCCAGTTTGAGATGGCTGGAAACCTAGGCGAAAACGATGTGATCGGTGCTGTCAACAACCGGATCGACCGGGGCTGGCCGATCATCGCTAAACGGGTGCGCACGCTCCCGCAATATGGTCAGATGTTCGTACAAGCCTTTGATCACATTGACGAACCCAGCGATGTGACCATTGTTGAGATTGGCAACGCGCTAGGGGCCTTCATCGCCGCCGAATGGCAATCCTATGACAGCCCTTACGACGCTTGGCTGACCGGCACACCCCTGCCCGATGATGCGGAACGGGGCCGTCAGCTTTTCTTTAACAATCGCTGTGCATCCTGCCACGCAGGCCCGCTATTTACTGATCAGAATTTCCACGCGCTTGGCCTGCCCGCCTTTGGCCCGGGCCGCACAAGACAATGGGATCCGATCCCGCGCGATGTGGGCCGCATGGGTGAGACGCATTTGCTTGAAGATGCCTATAAATTTCGCACCCCGTCTTTGCGCAACGTCGCATTGACGGCCCCCTACGGACACAACGGCGCCTACCCGACGCTGACAACCATGATCCGGCATCATGCGAACCCCGCCACGGCGGACTGGACGCCAGAGATGGCCAATCTGCCCGACGTGCCCTGGCTTGAGGCCGTCGATTTCGCGATCCGGGCGGACACGCGCGAAATGGCCCGGCAAGCG
This window harbors:
- a CDS encoding cytochrome c peroxidase, producing the protein MGLLGLICAGQMAAAQAISPDDYIPIDPDQARIGQLLFYDKILSGNRNISCGTCHHHDHAGTDALSLGIGEGGIGVGPNRTAGEGRDAIRKRIPRNAPALWNLGHNSVEVMFHDGRLTASDIFGNGFDSPAEEWLPEGLDNLVAAQALFPMTAQFEMAGNLGENDVIGAVNNRIDRGWPIIAKRVRTLPQYGQMFVQAFDHIDEPSDVTIVEIGNALGAFIAAEWQSYDSPYDAWLTGTPLPDDAERGRQLFFNNRCASCHAGPLFTDQNFHALGLPAFGPGRTRQWDPIPRDVGRMGETHLLEDAYKFRTPSLRNVALTAPYGHNGAYPTLTTMIRHHANPATADWTPEMANLPDVPWLEAVDFAIRADTREMARQAAIRDINTMTLSDQDIADLVAFLHALTGESALTRPMGRPETVPSGLPVD